In Parasphingorhabdus halotolerans, a single window of DNA contains:
- a CDS encoding PilZ domain-containing protein: MNGKPSERMMNKQFKRGDHRISTRAGVEILAEVREPGLGRVSAMILDLSLTGFRMRCITRLNAEKRIYMTLPSFAALESVICWAEGDYYGCEFVQSLYPAVFDHIVKKYPTLIMAD, from the coding sequence ATGAACGGCAAACCAAGCGAGCGTATGATGAACAAGCAGTTCAAGCGCGGAGATCACCGGATCTCCACGCGCGCTGGCGTTGAGATATTAGCAGAAGTACGCGAACCTGGCCTTGGCCGGGTAAGCGCGATGATACTTGATCTTTCGCTGACCGGTTTTCGCATGCGGTGTATCACGCGGCTGAACGCTGAAAAGCGGATTTATATGACTTTGCCGTCATTCGCCGCCCTTGAGAGCGTGATTTGTTGGGCTGAGGGCGATTATTACGGCTGTGAATTTGTTCAGTCGCTCTATCCTGCGGTATTTGACCATATCGTAAAAAAATACCCA
- a CDS encoding cation diffusion facilitator family transporter, with translation MSGHHRHSHDIAHGHAHGHSHHDRHGPHGHMPANFSRAFALGIALNTIYIVVEVIYGLLSGSMALLADAGHNLSDVLGLAVAWAGAELAKRPPSKQFTYGLGGSSILAALLNGLFLLLACGAIAWEAIGRFGNPSEISSTTVIIVASIGIAINFGTAMLFMRGQKDDINIRGAFLHMMADAGVSAGVVLGGVFIYFTGLNWIDPVISLLIVALIFWSTWGLLSEAVRMSLSGVPRNIDVEQVMNSLSAEPGVTAVHDLHIWPMSTSETAMTAHLVMPGGHPGKGFLAKVQEHMKQRYAIHHITIQIELEDEEAELCQTDCSS, from the coding sequence ATGTCCGGCCATCATCGTCACAGTCATGATATTGCACATGGTCATGCCCACGGGCATAGTCACCATGACCGCCACGGCCCGCACGGCCATATGCCTGCAAATTTCAGCCGGGCTTTCGCGCTAGGCATCGCGCTCAACACTATCTATATTGTCGTTGAGGTCATTTACGGACTTCTATCAGGCTCTATGGCTTTGCTGGCGGACGCCGGGCATAATCTTTCTGATGTGCTGGGACTGGCCGTTGCATGGGCGGGCGCTGAACTGGCCAAACGGCCTCCGAGCAAACAATTCACTTATGGTCTGGGCGGTTCATCGATTCTCGCAGCTTTGCTTAATGGCCTATTTTTGTTGCTGGCCTGCGGGGCAATTGCCTGGGAAGCCATTGGCCGTTTTGGGAATCCCAGTGAAATTTCTTCTACTACCGTCATCATTGTTGCTTCCATCGGTATCGCCATAAACTTTGGCACCGCGATGTTGTTCATGCGCGGGCAGAAAGATGACATCAACATTCGCGGCGCCTTCTTGCACATGATGGCTGATGCGGGGGTGTCTGCGGGGGTCGTTCTGGGCGGAGTGTTTATCTACTTTACCGGGCTGAACTGGATAGACCCGGTTATCAGCCTGCTGATTGTCGCGCTTATATTCTGGAGCACCTGGGGGTTGCTTTCCGAAGCAGTCAGGATGTCTTTGTCTGGCGTTCCGCGCAATATTGACGTCGAACAGGTTATGAATTCTCTCTCCGCAGAGCCGGGAGTAACCGCGGTTCACGACCTTCATATCTGGCCGATGAGCACCAGCGAGACAGCCATGACCGCTCATTTGGTGATGCCCGGTGGCCATCCCGGCAAAGGTTTCCTGGCAAAAGTGCAGGAACATATGAAACAACGATATGCTATTCACCATATTACCATCCAAATTGAGCTGGAAGATGAAGAGGCAGAACTCTGCCAAACGGACTGTAGTTCTTGA
- a CDS encoding PspC domain-containing protein, whose amino-acid sequence MADEKKSWPTPLPSTERKKDTMTNTTKNKLHLDKANGKLMGVCSGLANWTGMDANLLRIIFVLATIFGFGSAILIYLAIGLIVD is encoded by the coding sequence ATGGCAGACGAAAAGAAAAGCTGGCCCACTCCGCTCCCTTCAACAGAAAGAAAAAAAGATACCATGACCAACACGACTAAAAACAAACTGCACCTCGACAAGGCCAATGGCAAGCTTATGGGCGTATGCTCGGGTCTCGCAAATTGGACCGGTATGGATGCAAATCTGTTGCGTATCATTTTCGTACTTGCCACCATCTTCGGCTTTGGCTCTGCGATCCTGATCTATCTAGCGATTGGTTTGATTGTCGATTAA
- the recF gene encoding DNA replication/repair protein RecF (All proteins in this family for which functions are known are DNA-binding proteins that assist the filamentation of RecA onto DNA for the initiation of recombination or recombinational repair.) has protein sequence MTITRLTLKNFRNYAQLRLEATSGFIVLSGENGAGKTNILEAVSLLSPGRGLRRAGLTDIASETGAGDFAVAAEMGDVSLGTGTSVDQPERRKSRVNGAAVPTNDLAQWLSILWLTPAMDRLFMEGATGRRNFLDRLVTALEPDHAHNSGRYDAARRERNRLLADDSTPDPGWLDGLDGQLIQHGAAIAKARFRAVDALNNLLAASDDGLFASARIALDDQELRDEGSLRQAIASSRSADRAAGRTLRGPHRADMRVYHRAKDQPAEKCSTGEQKALLFSIILAHADLIADQRGNRPILLLDEVAAHLDPQRRAALFAKLAAKGGQVWLTGTEPELFKDIPEDALHFRVNQGTLDLR, from the coding sequence ATGACCATCACCCGCCTCACGCTGAAAAATTTCCGCAACTATGCGCAGCTGCGCCTTGAGGCCACATCCGGCTTCATAGTGTTGAGTGGGGAAAATGGCGCCGGCAAAACCAATATATTGGAGGCTGTATCTTTATTGTCTCCCGGTCGCGGCCTCAGGCGCGCCGGCCTGACCGATATCGCAAGCGAAACAGGCGCAGGTGATTTTGCGGTGGCTGCCGAGATGGGCGATGTAAGCCTGGGCACAGGGACAAGCGTTGACCAACCGGAGCGACGCAAATCGCGCGTCAACGGCGCCGCAGTGCCAACCAACGATCTTGCGCAATGGCTTTCCATCTTGTGGCTGACTCCGGCAATGGATCGGCTGTTCATGGAAGGCGCGACTGGACGCCGTAATTTTCTGGATCGATTGGTTACCGCGTTAGAACCCGATCACGCACACAACTCGGGGCGCTATGACGCAGCAAGACGCGAACGCAACCGGTTGCTGGCAGATGATAGCACGCCTGATCCCGGCTGGCTCGACGGGCTGGATGGCCAACTCATACAACATGGTGCGGCGATAGCAAAGGCGCGCTTTCGTGCCGTCGATGCGCTCAATAACTTGCTCGCGGCCAGCGATGATGGTTTGTTTGCTTCGGCTCGCATCGCCCTCGATGATCAGGAATTACGAGACGAAGGTAGTTTGCGTCAAGCCATAGCATCAAGCCGTTCGGCAGATCGTGCAGCAGGGCGAACCCTACGCGGACCGCATCGGGCAGACATGCGGGTTTATCACCGGGCCAAGGACCAACCGGCTGAAAAATGCTCCACGGGCGAGCAAAAGGCTCTGCTATTCTCGATCATTCTCGCCCATGCCGATCTTATCGCCGACCAGCGCGGCAACCGGCCGATATTATTGCTTGATGAGGTGGCTGCGCATCTTGATCCACAGCGGCGCGCAGCGCTCTTTGCCAAACTGGCAGCAAAGGGTGGACAAGTATGGCTGACCGGCACCGAGCCCGAGCTTTTTAAAGATATACCCGAAGATGCCCTGCATTTCCGCGTGAACCAGGGCACCCTCGATTTACGCTAG
- a CDS encoding CHAP domain-containing protein, whose translation MMILAKNSPHKILGALVPILLVMQALLFPPAARAESYLQCVPFARELSGIEIYGDAHTWWKQAKHKYERGNQPQHGAILSLKSHGKMQLGHVAVVSQIIDNRNILLSHANWSPINGRRGQIERNVAAVDVSRDNDWSRVKIWYAPLGGLGKTAYPVNGFIYPARQSDRNAEARQWASAKPVKQPRAPNRDLFARNMKVELERTAQREQMTTAEPADLIGELLDSIGN comes from the coding sequence ATGATGATTCTCGCAAAAAATAGCCCGCACAAGATTTTGGGTGCGTTGGTGCCCATTCTGCTGGTGATGCAGGCATTGCTATTCCCGCCTGCAGCCCGCGCGGAAAGCTATTTGCAATGTGTGCCATTTGCCCGGGAGCTAAGCGGAATTGAAATTTATGGTGACGCACATACCTGGTGGAAACAGGCGAAACACAAATATGAGCGCGGCAACCAACCCCAGCACGGCGCAATATTGTCGCTCAAGAGCCACGGCAAGATGCAACTTGGCCACGTAGCCGTGGTTAGCCAGATCATTGATAATCGGAATATTCTACTCAGTCACGCAAACTGGTCGCCAATAAATGGCCGCCGCGGACAGATTGAGCGCAATGTCGCAGCCGTTGATGTATCGCGGGACAATGACTGGAGCCGTGTCAAAATCTGGTATGCACCGCTTGGCGGATTGGGCAAGACTGCTTATCCGGTAAATGGCTTTATCTATCCCGCTCGGCAATCGGACCGTAATGCAGAAGCCCGCCAATGGGCTTCCGCCAAGCCTGTCAAGCAGCCACGCGCGCCAAATCGCGATCTGTTTGCGCGAAATATGAAGGTGGAACTGGAACGCACGGCGCAGCGCGAACAAATGACAACCGCCGAACCGGCGGACCTAATTGGAGAATTGCTGGACAGCATCGGCAACTAG
- the mobA gene encoding molybdenum cofactor guanylyltransferase: MNDNPTRCLVILAGGQSRRMGQDKATIALGGERMIDRLIARYNTSVDRIILSSPHDFGTGLDFITDDPNAPGGPVGAIFTLATAFAGRCPDVAGFMTAPVDAPFAPIDLIKRMNARQGCAVASGPDRLHPTFARWDCNMVDTVRRSHNIEDAAPSLQWLARQCDATIVEWPDEQSFMNINTPEDLFVAEKLA, from the coding sequence ATGAATGATAATCCGACACGCTGTCTGGTCATTTTGGCTGGCGGGCAATCACGGCGCATGGGTCAAGACAAAGCGACTATAGCGCTCGGTGGCGAACGGATGATCGACAGGTTGATCGCTCGCTACAACACAAGCGTTGACCGGATAATCCTTTCATCGCCTCATGATTTTGGCACGGGTTTAGATTTCATCACCGATGATCCAAACGCTCCCGGCGGACCAGTAGGTGCCATTTTCACATTGGCCACCGCGTTCGCTGGTCGTTGTCCGGACGTAGCCGGCTTTATGACAGCACCCGTTGACGCGCCATTTGCCCCGATTGATCTCATCAAGCGGATGAACGCGCGTCAGGGCTGCGCGGTCGCATCGGGGCCAGACCGGCTCCATCCGACCTTTGCGCGTTGGGATTGCAATATGGTCGACACTGTTCGCAGATCCCATAACATTGAGGACGCCGCACCCTCACTCCAATGGCTCGCGCGCCAATGCGACGCTACCATTGTCGAATGGCCCGATGAGCAATCTTTCATGAACATCAATACGCCCGAGGATCTGTTTGTCGCAGAAAAACTGGCATAA
- a CDS encoding amidohydrolase, whose translation MNRISLIIAALALPALALPSAARAENEDILSGIDARSKEAADNARKIWEWAEVGYQEEKASGLLKQSLRTQGFKIESGVAGIPTAFVAEAGNGGPVIAILAEYDALPGINQDAKATRSPIDGKQAAHACGHNLFGAGSVEAAIAVKKWLEKTGTPGRVRLYGTPAEEGGSGKVYMVREGLFKDVDFALHWHADDENSAAARTTLANRSAKFRFRGVSAHAAGAPEKARSALDGVESFNAMINMMREHVPQDARIHYVITNGGIAPNVVPDFAEVFYYVRHPDPDGVDAIWARVEDAARGAAMGTGTKVDWEVIHGNNPLLVNEPLAKMMDAKLRQIGGITYTPDEQKFAETIYASFDKPSNKLGSQAMIQPYSKSLGYGSTDVGDVSYATPTVGLRTATWVPGTSAHSWQSSAASGMSIGFKGVQVAAKTLTLAAIELYTNPELRAEAKAEFDAARGPNYKYKSLLGDRKPPLDYRK comes from the coding sequence ATGAACCGCATCTCTTTGATTATCGCAGCTTTGGCTTTGCCTGCACTCGCCTTGCCCTCAGCAGCTAGAGCGGAAAATGAGGATATACTCTCGGGAATAGATGCGCGATCCAAAGAAGCAGCGGATAACGCCCGCAAAATCTGGGAATGGGCCGAAGTCGGTTATCAGGAAGAAAAAGCCAGCGGTCTGCTGAAGCAATCCCTTCGCACACAGGGTTTCAAGATCGAGTCAGGTGTGGCGGGCATCCCCACCGCCTTTGTTGCCGAAGCGGGTAATGGCGGGCCGGTAATAGCCATATTGGCCGAATATGATGCCCTGCCCGGCATAAACCAAGATGCCAAAGCTACGCGCTCACCCATAGATGGAAAACAAGCCGCTCACGCCTGCGGCCATAATCTTTTTGGCGCAGGATCGGTTGAAGCAGCCATTGCGGTGAAAAAATGGCTGGAAAAAACCGGCACACCTGGCCGCGTTCGGCTTTATGGCACACCGGCGGAAGAAGGCGGCAGCGGCAAAGTCTATATGGTTCGCGAAGGGCTCTTTAAGGACGTAGATTTCGCGCTCCACTGGCACGCCGACGATGAGAACTCGGCGGCAGCCCGCACAACGCTTGCGAACCGCTCGGCCAAATTCCGTTTTCGCGGCGTCTCGGCCCATGCTGCTGGGGCGCCGGAAAAAGCGCGATCAGCCTTGGACGGCGTGGAATCGTTTAACGCGATGATCAATATGATGCGCGAGCATGTCCCGCAGGATGCCCGCATACACTATGTCATCACCAACGGCGGCATCGCGCCCAATGTTGTCCCGGATTTTGCCGAAGTCTTTTACTATGTTCGCCACCCCGATCCTGATGGCGTCGATGCGATCTGGGCACGGGTTGAGGACGCGGCACGAGGCGCTGCTATGGGAACAGGGACCAAGGTCGATTGGGAAGTAATTCACGGGAATAACCCTCTGCTGGTGAATGAACCGCTGGCAAAAATGATGGATGCCAAGCTGCGGCAAATTGGCGGCATTACCTACACTCCCGACGAGCAAAAATTCGCTGAAACCATTTACGCTAGCTTTGACAAACCTTCCAACAAGCTTGGCAGCCAGGCAATGATCCAGCCCTACAGCAAATCACTAGGATATGGCTCCACTGATGTCGGCGATGTTTCCTATGCGACGCCCACCGTTGGCCTGCGCACTGCGACATGGGTGCCAGGAACGTCTGCGCATAGCTGGCAATCTTCTGCCGCTAGCGGTATGTCCATCGGCTTCAAAGGTGTGCAGGTCGCGGCCAAGACACTGACGCTGGCCGCTATTGAGCTTTACACCAACCCAGAATTACGCGCCGAGGCCAAAGCGGAATTCGATGCAGCACGCGGACCGAATTATAAATATAAATCGCTGCTCGGTGACCGCAAACCACCTCTGGATTACCGGAAATAG
- a CDS encoding acyl-CoA dehydrogenase family protein, whose amino-acid sequence MMATRSMEMSDQDLAAEVKTWLAANWDSEKRCERGVDRLNIKSWLGKLVDSGYSVPTWSPDWFGRGFNSKQARIIDNILKAHQVPGRSQDRYNLGAVTVYRMGSYALKTELLRDMLTGDVSCLLYSEPNAGSDLAGVRTKAEWVAGPDGGEYVVTGQKVWTTNAKEAAYGMLLARTDWDVPKHGGISFFIFPMKQDGVEIRPINQITGESEFNEIFITEARVPARYIVGELNGGWKVLQTALAYERLIMGEGATERQGKEKSAVPPLVELAKRHGKLDDPVLRQKIAQAVAYRHLNALNMKRAKQEILANGSSSLMSLGKLAMSRIQHGEAKVAGEILGANSLLDGDDFPDSADMNFDSAKAYMNSIGGGSDQIQRNIISERILGLPREIEVDRNMPFRDVKSG is encoded by the coding sequence ATGATGGCGACCCGGTCGATGGAAATGTCCGATCAGGACCTGGCGGCAGAAGTTAAGACATGGCTCGCTGCTAATTGGGACAGTGAAAAGCGCTGCGAACGCGGAGTGGATCGGCTGAATATCAAAAGCTGGCTCGGCAAGCTTGTCGATAGCGGCTATTCCGTTCCGACATGGTCGCCGGACTGGTTTGGTCGCGGTTTCAACAGCAAGCAAGCCCGGATCATTGACAATATTTTGAAGGCGCACCAAGTCCCGGGGCGTTCGCAGGATCGCTATAACCTTGGCGCGGTGACAGTGTACCGGATGGGCAGCTATGCGCTGAAAACAGAGCTGCTGCGCGACATGCTGACCGGCGATGTGAGTTGTCTGCTTTACTCGGAACCCAATGCCGGTTCTGATCTCGCGGGCGTGCGGACAAAGGCGGAGTGGGTGGCTGGTCCCGATGGCGGCGAATATGTCGTCACCGGTCAAAAAGTCTGGACAACCAACGCCAAGGAGGCGGCTTATGGTATGTTGCTCGCCCGAACCGATTGGGATGTGCCCAAGCATGGCGGCATCAGCTTTTTCATTTTCCCGATGAAGCAGGACGGCGTTGAAATTCGTCCGATCAACCAGATTACCGGCGAGTCCGAGTTTAACGAGATATTTATCACCGAAGCACGCGTCCCCGCGCGCTATATTGTCGGAGAACTGAACGGCGGCTGGAAGGTTTTGCAGACCGCGCTAGCCTATGAGCGTCTGATCATGGGCGAGGGCGCGACCGAACGGCAGGGCAAAGAAAAAAGCGCTGTGCCGCCTTTGGTCGAACTGGCAAAGCGGCATGGTAAGCTCGACGACCCGGTACTGCGTCAGAAAATCGCCCAAGCGGTCGCCTATCGGCATTTGAATGCACTCAATATGAAGCGGGCGAAACAGGAAATTCTGGCTAACGGTTCATCATCATTGATGTCGCTGGGCAAGCTTGCCATGTCGCGCATCCAGCATGGCGAAGCGAAAGTTGCAGGAGAAATACTTGGTGCCAACAGCTTGCTTGATGGCGATGATTTCCCTGATTCCGCAGATATGAATTTTGACAGCGCCAAAGCCTATATGAATAGCATCGGCGGTGGTAGCGATCAGATTCAGCGTAATATTATCTCCGAACGGATATTGGGCCTGCCTCGCGAAATTGAAGTCGACCGCAATATGCCGTTCCGCGATGTGAAGTCCGGCTAG
- a CDS encoding acyl-CoA dehydrogenase family protein, which yields MSDISIEEQTAMRDSFARLLAERGDETAVRQAMVTPLGYDPQLWQDMAEMGLLGLIIDPEFGGIGGDAVLLETLMEVAGAHLLCSPFISTSVIAARVIAACSDEEQKAEMLTAIGDGREIIAIAATGEQGAWTPGGISVTATSDENGCKLDGVSSFVMHAEGASRVLVFANNNGVTGAYILDPAASGIAIEKLKTNDPTLRLSKITFSNASAEHLPGVDETAIGTAMDLARVALAGEHAGGVKRIFDITVEYLRTRHQFGRQIGSYQSLKHIAADMLIEVETAASAAAAAAQAIAADTEDAQTLINLAAFACADAYRDVTAQAIQLHGGIAYTWEHPAHLYWRRARTGLWLFGSSDYHREQYLTQLEAA from the coding sequence ATGAGTGATATTTCAATCGAAGAACAAACCGCAATGCGTGACAGCTTCGCGCGGCTGCTGGCCGAGCGTGGCGACGAAACTGCCGTGCGCCAAGCGATGGTCACACCGCTCGGTTATGATCCGCAGCTTTGGCAAGACATGGCAGAAATGGGACTATTAGGTCTGATTATCGATCCCGAGTTTGGCGGCATCGGCGGTGATGCGGTGTTGCTGGAAACTCTTATGGAGGTTGCTGGCGCTCACTTGCTGTGCAGTCCGTTTATTTCGACATCGGTGATTGCAGCGCGCGTGATTGCTGCTTGTTCGGATGAGGAGCAAAAAGCAGAAATGCTGACCGCCATTGGTGACGGTCGCGAGATCATCGCGATCGCTGCAACCGGTGAACAGGGGGCTTGGACTCCGGGCGGTATTTCCGTGACTGCAACCAGCGACGAAAATGGTTGCAAGCTTGATGGTGTTTCATCGTTTGTGATGCACGCGGAAGGCGCAAGTCGTGTTCTGGTTTTTGCAAATAACAATGGCGTGACCGGAGCATATATTCTGGACCCGGCTGCTTCCGGCATTGCTATTGAGAAGCTCAAAACCAATGATCCGACATTGCGTTTGTCCAAGATCACTTTTTCAAATGCCAGCGCAGAGCATCTTCCGGGTGTTGATGAAACGGCTATTGGCACGGCGATGGACCTCGCTCGTGTGGCTTTGGCTGGAGAACATGCGGGCGGCGTCAAGCGCATATTCGATATTACTGTCGAATATCTGCGAACGCGCCACCAGTTCGGAAGGCAGATCGGTAGCTATCAATCGCTCAAGCACATCGCGGCGGATATGCTGATTGAAGTGGAGACTGCGGCTTCTGCGGCTGCCGCAGCAGCGCAGGCTATTGCGGCAGACACGGAAGACGCGCAAACGCTGATTAACCTCGCGGCCTTTGCTTGCGCCGATGCCTATCGCGATGTCACGGCCCAGGCAATTCAGCTGCATGGCGGCATAGCCTATACATGGGAGCATCCTGCGCATCTCTATTGGCGGCGTGCGCGCACCGGATTGTGGTTATTTGGTTCATCAGACTATCACCGCGAACAATATCTCACCCAGTTGGAGGCAGCATGA